Proteins from one Corvus cornix cornix isolate S_Up_H32 chromosome 19, ASM73873v5, whole genome shotgun sequence genomic window:
- the BLMH gene encoding LOW QUALITY PROTEIN: bleomycin hydrolase (The sequence of the model RefSeq protein was modified relative to this genomic sequence to represent the inferred CDS: deleted 1 base in 1 codon), which produces MNARGLSTEKAVAFSRRLRAEPQFLLAQNVATCNDPLEVCLQRQVVQDTVQVFQHAVPAEGKPVTNQKNSGRCWIFSCLNAMRLPFMKKYNIEEFEFSQSYLFFWDKVERCYYFLNAFVETAQKKEPVEGRLVQFLLSNPTNDGGQWDMLVNIIEKYGVVPKKYFPESHTTEATRRMNEILNHKMREYCLRLRNMVESGGSKGELCAAMDMMIEEVFRIVSTCLGSPPETFCWEFRDKEKNYHKYGPMTPVQFYNEHVKPYFNMEDKICLVNDPRPQNPYNRLYTVEYLGNMAGGRKTLYNNQPVEVLKKLAAASIKDGEAVWFGCDVAKHFYGKLGINDLNIFNHELVFGVSIKNMNKAERLIFGESLMTHAMVLTAVTEKDGQEDAFEKWRVENSWGEDRGNKGYLIMTDDWFSEYVYEVVVDKKHVPEEILAVMQQEPIVLPAWDPMGALAK; this is translated from the exons ATGAACGCCCGCG GGCTGAGCACGGAGAAGGCCGTCGCCTTCAGCCGGCGGCTGCGGGCCGAGCCGCAGTTCCTGCTGGCCCAGAACGTGGCCACATGCAACGAC CCGCTGGAGGTGTGCCTGCAGCGGCAGGTGGTGCAGGACACCGTGCAGGTGTTCCAGCACGCCGTGCCCGCCGAGGGCAAGCCCGTCACCAACCAAAAGAACTCCG GGAGatgctggattttttcctgCCTCAATGCAATGCGTCTTCCTTTCATGAAGAAGTACAACATTGAAGAGTTTGAATTCAGCCAGTCCTATCTCTTTTTCTGGGATAAG GTTGAGCGTTGTTACTActttttaaatgcctttgtggaaacagctcagaaaaagGAGCCAGTGGAAGGAAGACTGGTGCAGTTCCTGCTCTCCAACCCCACGAATGATGGTGGACAGTGGGATATGTTGGTTAACATTATTG agaagTATGGTGTTGTCCCCAAGAAATATTTCCCAGAGTCTCATACCACAGAGGCTACTAGAAGGATGAACGAGATCTTGAATCATAAG ATGAGAGAATACTGTTTGAGGCTAAGAAATATGGTGGAAAGTGGAGGAAGCAAGGGAGAACTTTGTGCTGCCATGGACATGATGATAGAAGAG GTATTCAGAATAGTGAGCACTTGCCTGGGCAGCCCTCCAGAGACTTTCTGTTGGGAGTTCCGGGATAAGGAGAAGAACTACCACAAATACGGCCCCATGACCCCGGTGCAGTTCTACAACGAGCATGTGAAGCCTTACTTCAACATGGAGGACAAG ATTTGTCTAGTGAACGATCCTCGACCCCAGAATCCCTACAACAGGCTCTACACAGTGGAGTACCTGGGCAACATGGCTGGAGGGAGGAAAACTCTCTACAACAACCAGCCTGTGGAGGTCTTGAAGAAATTGGCTGCAGCATCTATTAAGGATGGCGAG GCTGTGTGGTTTGGCTGTGATGTGGCAAAGCACTTCTATGGCAAGTTGGGAATCAATGACCTGAATAT ATTTAATCATGAGCTGGTGTTTGGTGTCTCCATCAAGAACATGAACAAAGCAGAACGATTGATCTTTGGAGAATCCCTGATGACCCATGCCATGGTCCTGACAGCTGTCACTGAGAAG GATGGGCAAGAagatgcatttgaaaaatggaGAGTGGAAAACTCGTGGGGTGAAGACCGTGGCAATAAAG GTTACCTGATCATGACGGATGACTGGTTCTCCGAGTACGTGTACGAGGTGGTGGTGGACAAGAAGCACGTGCCCGAGGAGATCCTGGCCGTGATGCAGCAGGAGCCGATTGTTCTGCCAGCCTGGGACCCCATGGGGGCTTTGGCCAAGTGA